In Phenylobacterium koreense, one DNA window encodes the following:
- a CDS encoding sensor histidine kinase: protein MIENMPARSLSAAKPSGLGPVLAIAGLAVAAALLVVITGGVLGPLGPWCLTPLALAAAMGRGERLALGAAASLTAVGVAALGGLTFRGVSFEPAVDAVLSGFALASAIIALAAGLVVLQRNLAREDQRRRLELARASFALDQQPHLLMALDAAGRISAAWGVEPRGAVGYLAGRRLLADLVADVDRERLAGAIGEALAHGSAEVGFAPAVEPEVWLELSLRQVGSGRLMGSLRDATEARRREAALEAARAEAEAQNTGKSRFLANMSHELRTPLNAIMGFSDIMRQRLFGPLSDRYAEYADLVHEAGDHLLDLINDVLDMSKIEAERYELARETFDARDGVSGVLRLMRGQAERAGVQLRGLLPNDPLEILADRRALKQIALNLVSNALKFTPRGGAVTVALRGDDDVLELVVADTGVGIGAEDLQRLGRPYEQAGGAAQKAAGVGLGLSLVRSFSRLHGGEMIIESQLGEGTTVTVRLPVIEPSSVA from the coding sequence GTGATCGAGAACATGCCAGCCAGGAGCCTGTCGGCGGCCAAGCCGTCCGGCCTGGGACCGGTGCTGGCGATCGCCGGGCTGGCCGTGGCCGCGGCTCTGCTTGTCGTGATCACCGGCGGCGTGCTCGGCCCGCTCGGGCCCTGGTGCCTGACGCCGCTGGCCCTGGCGGCGGCCATGGGGCGTGGCGAGCGCCTCGCGCTCGGCGCCGCCGCATCGCTCACCGCCGTGGGCGTGGCCGCGCTGGGCGGCCTCACTTTCCGGGGCGTCTCGTTCGAGCCTGCTGTCGATGCGGTGCTGTCCGGTTTCGCCTTGGCCTCGGCGATCATCGCCCTGGCGGCAGGGCTGGTGGTGCTTCAGCGGAACCTGGCGCGCGAGGACCAGCGCCGGCGGCTGGAGCTGGCCCGGGCGAGCTTCGCCCTCGACCAGCAGCCTCACCTGCTGATGGCGCTCGACGCCGCAGGACGGATCAGCGCCGCCTGGGGCGTCGAGCCGCGCGGCGCCGTCGGCTATCTGGCCGGGCGTCGCCTGCTGGCCGATCTGGTGGCCGACGTCGACCGCGAGCGCCTCGCCGGCGCCATCGGCGAGGCCCTGGCCCACGGCTCGGCCGAGGTCGGCTTCGCGCCCGCCGTCGAACCCGAGGTCTGGCTGGAGCTTTCCCTGAGGCAGGTCGGGTCGGGGCGGCTGATGGGCTCGCTGCGCGACGCCACGGAGGCCCGGCGGCGCGAGGCCGCCCTGGAGGCCGCGCGCGCCGAGGCAGAGGCGCAGAACACCGGCAAGTCGCGCTTCCTGGCCAATATGAGCCACGAGCTGCGCACGCCCCTGAACGCGATCATGGGCTTTTCCGACATCATGCGGCAGCGATTGTTCGGGCCGCTGTCGGACCGCTACGCCGAATATGCCGACCTGGTGCATGAGGCCGGCGATCACCTGCTGGACCTGATCAACGACGTGCTCGACATGTCGAAGATCGAGGCCGAGCGCTACGAGCTGGCGCGCGAGACCTTCGACGCCCGCGACGGGGTGTCGGGTGTGCTGCGGCTGATGCGGGGCCAGGCCGAGCGGGCGGGCGTGCAACTGCGCGGGCTGCTGCCCAACGATCCGCTGGAAATCCTCGCCGACCGGCGCGCGCTCAAGCAGATCGCCCTGAACCTGGTTTCAAACGCCCTGAAGTTCACGCCGCGCGGCGGGGCGGTCACTGTCGCCCTGCGCGGAGACGACGATGTGCTGGAGCTGGTGGTGGCCGACACCGGCGTCGGGATCGGGGCCGAGGACCTGCAGCGCCTTGGTCGGCCCTACGAGCAGGCCGGCGGCGCGGCTCAGAAGGCGGCCGGCGTGGGGTTGGGGCTGTCGCTGGTCCGTTCCTTCTCGCGGCTCCACGGCGGCGAGATGATCATCGAGAGCCAGCTCGGGGAGGGCACCACCGTGACGGTGCGTCTGCCGGTTATAGAGCCGTCTTCCGTCGCTTAG
- a CDS encoding sensor histidine kinase, which yields MAQAAPTSPRSGAEPDRDSARRRLAQDDARRSFLRMVSHELRTPLNSILGFSEILASELYGPLGAPQYKEYADIIRTSGARLLKLVNQVLEIARLEGGAMDLDLRQESLDHALDDVLDNLKDEFALRGVSVVIEGQGQLPNVRADARALRSVLTNLLQNAVTFSPDRGIVRVRAVAKGHHVAVSIIDQGAGVDPHEIPRLLRPFEQGENALTRHSEGAGLGLPIVELLCTAMGGRLRLISSPGEGMTAQVRLPAA from the coding sequence ATGGCCCAGGCGGCGCCCACCTCCCCCCGTAGCGGGGCAGAGCCAGACCGCGACAGCGCGCGCCGGCGGCTTGCGCAGGATGACGCTCGCCGGTCCTTCCTGCGCATGGTCAGCCACGAGTTGCGCACGCCGCTCAACTCGATCCTCGGCTTCTCGGAGATCCTGGCCTCGGAGCTCTACGGGCCGCTGGGCGCGCCGCAGTACAAGGAATACGCCGACATCATCCGCACCAGCGGCGCGCGGTTGCTGAAACTGGTGAACCAGGTCCTCGAGATCGCTCGCCTGGAAGGCGGCGCCATGGATCTCGACCTTCGCCAGGAGTCCCTCGACCACGCCCTGGATGACGTGCTGGACAACCTGAAGGACGAGTTCGCCCTGCGCGGCGTCTCAGTGGTGATCGAAGGCCAGGGCCAGTTGCCCAATGTGCGCGCCGACGCCCGCGCCTTGCGCAGCGTCCTGACCAACCTGTTGCAGAACGCTGTAACCTTCAGCCCCGATCGGGGAATCGTCCGCGTGCGCGCCGTCGCCAAGGGCCACCATGTCGCCGTGTCGATCATCGACCAGGGCGCCGGCGTGGATCCGCACGAGATCCCGCGGCTGTTGCGCCCCTTCGAGCAGGGCGAGAACGCGCTCACCCGCCATAGCGAAGGCGCCGGCCTTGGGCTTCCCATCGTGGAGCTCCTCTGCACCGCCATGGGCGGGCGCCTGCGCCTGATTTCGTCGCCGGGAGAGGGCATGACCGCGCAAGTCCGGCTGCCCGCGGCCTGA